One Desulfovulcanus ferrireducens DNA segment encodes these proteins:
- a CDS encoding roadblock/LC7 domain-containing protein has protein sequence MSFVLKEEQVENLEKILNKIIDDGGATYALLTDTGGNLLCKVGENSIDGTSLAVLSAANYAATKEIASLIGEKEFSLLFHRGQTENIHFTRVAPDILLIVLFKPYLSLGLLRLKVNSVKKEIKDILKA, from the coding sequence ATGAGTTTTGTTTTAAAGGAAGAACAGGTGGAAAATCTAGAAAAAATTTTAAACAAAATTATTGATGATGGAGGAGCGACCTATGCCCTATTAACCGATACCGGAGGAAACTTACTTTGTAAGGTAGGTGAGAACTCAATTGACGGAACTTCCTTGGCTGTCCTATCTGCAGCTAATTATGCCGCGACAAAAGAAATTGCGTCGCTGATTGGGGAAAAAGAATTTTCCCTTCTATTTCATCGGGGACAAACAGAAAATATTCATTTTACAAGAGTAGCTCCGGATATTCTCTTGATTGTCTTATTTAAACCATATTTGTCATTGGGTTTATTAAGGTTGAAAGTAAATAGTGTAAAAAAAGAAATCAAAGATATTTTAAAGGCTTAA
- a CDS encoding sigma-54 interaction domain-containing protein, with product MSIINSTNAWVHGVFPQKISFVHLMDNLPIGVVLLSRERRVVYINSAMEGLTGFERSQVLGKKCAHFLRGNQCMIGCPLAQLENERESLVFEGNIIDHNRQKIETRHTLARLVDASGETQGYIEVVEDLRTIKRAGRQEIRTEFLGNILGNCPEMQKVFSLVPVIGQTDSSVLITGETGTGKDLLAEAIHQHSPRAKGPFIKVNCGALPETLLESELFGHKKGAFTGATQDKPGWFKLANNGTLFLTEIGDLPLSLQVKLLTFLDDKVIYPLGSTKGVQVNVRVIAATHRNLEEMVRLGTFRQDLLFRLNVIRVHLPPLRERGDDVRLLLYHFLNQFSEELKKDVHTFSPQALNVLLNYTYPGNVRELRNIVEYALAICDGNQIGLEHLPAYLRTSSEPALSPLNNLNHPSLVDSGTDSGTEAKPKTWSDMEKEMILKALVEAGGKKALAAKRLGWGRSTLWRKMKKYNLD from the coding sequence ATGAGCATAATAAATTCAACAAACGCTTGGGTGCACGGGGTATTTCCCCAAAAAATAAGTTTTGTCCATTTGATGGATAATTTGCCCATAGGCGTCGTTCTCTTATCCAGAGAGAGGCGTGTTGTGTATATTAATTCGGCCATGGAAGGCCTGACAGGCTTTGAACGTTCACAGGTTTTGGGTAAAAAATGTGCACATTTTTTGCGTGGTAATCAGTGTATGATTGGCTGTCCTTTGGCTCAATTGGAAAATGAACGGGAAAGCCTTGTTTTCGAAGGGAATATCATTGACCATAATCGTCAGAAAATCGAAACCAGGCATACTTTGGCCCGTCTTGTGGATGCCTCTGGTGAAACTCAAGGTTATATTGAAGTCGTAGAAGATTTAAGGACCATCAAGCGAGCAGGAAGGCAGGAGATACGTACTGAATTTTTGGGTAATATCCTGGGTAACTGTCCGGAAATGCAGAAGGTTTTCAGTCTTGTCCCTGTAATTGGCCAGACAGATTCCTCTGTGCTTATCACCGGTGAGACCGGTACTGGAAAGGACCTTTTGGCAGAAGCCATTCATCAGCATTCGCCTCGGGCCAAGGGGCCTTTTATTAAGGTTAATTGTGGGGCCCTGCCTGAAACATTGTTAGAATCCGAACTCTTCGGACATAAGAAAGGGGCGTTTACCGGAGCTACCCAGGATAAGCCTGGGTGGTTCAAGCTGGCCAATAACGGGACTTTGTTCCTGACCGAAATAGGAGATTTACCCCTTTCTCTGCAGGTCAAACTGTTAACCTTTTTAGATGATAAGGTCATTTATCCCTTGGGCAGTACCAAGGGCGTGCAGGTTAACGTGCGGGTTATTGCGGCTACCCATAGAAATTTGGAGGAGATGGTAAGACTTGGGACATTCAGGCAGGATCTGCTGTTCAGATTGAATGTGATCAGGGTTCATCTGCCTCCGCTCAGGGAACGAGGTGATGATGTCCGCCTTCTTTTGTACCATTTTCTGAATCAGTTTAGTGAAGAACTTAAAAAAGATGTGCATACATTTTCACCCCAGGCTTTAAATGTTCTGTTAAATTATACCTATCCGGGTAATGTGCGTGAGCTTAGAAATATTGTAGAATATGCTTTGGCTATTTGTGATGGCAATCAGATAGGCCTTGAGCACCTGCCTGCATACTTGCGCACATCCAGTGAACCGGCTCTTAGTCCGCTTAACAACTTAAACCACCCTTCGTTAGTGGATTCTGGTACGGACTCTGGCACAGAAGCAAAACCAAAGACCTGGTCTGACATGGAAAAGGAGATGATCTTGAAGGCCCTGGTTGAAGCTGGAGGGAAGAAGGCTTTGGCGGCCAAAAGGCTGGGCTGGGGCAGAAGTACTTTGTGGCGAAAAATGAAAAAATATAATTTGGATTAA
- a CDS encoding DUF4388 domain-containing protein, with translation MLRGKIESVSIASIIQLCNQDKKNGILQISKKENKIGEIYFKNGEIIAARIGELKSIEAFKKIFNLKEGDFVFLIKNFDIKPEIEVSCEFLLLEAMSKQDEEKKIKENLFYKLNEKYDVKEIHLVPDNYDLISSLSTIGDELESGNLACAWLQDDDEIKMIVKKTNEKDFIEFDFKNQTIIEDTFYEIKKLLKEV, from the coding sequence ATGCTTAGAGGAAAAATAGAGTCAGTTTCTATAGCAAGCATAATTCAGTTGTGCAACCAAGACAAAAAAAATGGGATTCTACAAATTTCGAAAAAAGAAAACAAAATAGGAGAAATTTATTTTAAGAATGGAGAAATAATTGCTGCTCGTATTGGGGAATTAAAAAGCATTGAAGCGTTTAAAAAAATTTTTAATTTAAAAGAAGGAGATTTTGTTTTCCTAATAAAAAATTTTGATATAAAACCTGAAATAGAAGTTAGCTGCGAGTTTTTACTACTTGAAGCAATGAGTAAACAAGATGAAGAAAAAAAGATTAAAGAAAATCTTTTTTACAAACTTAATGAAAAATATGATGTTAAAGAGATTCATTTAGTACCCGATAATTACGATTTAATATCCAGTTTAAGCACAATTGGAGATGAACTGGAGTCAGGAAATCTAGCCTGCGCATGGCTTCAGGATGATGACGAAATAAAAATGATTGTAAAAAAGACAAACGAAAAAGACTTTATTGAGTTTGACTTTAAAAATCAAACAATAATAGAAGATACCTTTTACGAGATAAAAAAGTTGTTAAAGGAGGTGTAA
- the tilS gene encoding tRNA lysidine(34) synthetase TilS has protein sequence MKYNRLQDLPPKWAHFCLNIQNFIQHKLKIDLHKKTLLVAFSAGPDSMALLRVMHFLRSRLKYNLIAAHLNHGLRAEARDDEQVAKITCQKLGIPIYIGRSLVGVYAQKMGLGIEEGGRKIRYRFLQGLARKLEADFILTAHQLDDLAEDVLMRLMRGAGWPGLSGMKAFDPESKVLRPLLLTPKTKLLEFLRELDQEYVEDKSNRDMTFLRNRVRLKIIPLLRQENKNIFQTIARLWEMGRIDRGFWNEQLDKIKVEANGREIIVSNAELAGMHKALRYRLYKKILDQLGPGQVLGDNLFQLDDAFESRRIGKRFQFPGNKIALIASQGIVFYREPKAKRLGESIETDE, from the coding sequence ATGAAGTATAATCGCCTACAGGATTTGCCCCCTAAATGGGCTCATTTTTGCTTGAATATTCAAAATTTTATTCAGCACAAGCTGAAGATAGACCTCCACAAGAAGACTCTTTTAGTGGCCTTTTCTGCTGGCCCTGATTCCATGGCCCTGCTTAGAGTCATGCATTTTTTAAGATCAAGACTAAAATATAACTTAATTGCTGCTCACTTAAATCATGGTTTGAGAGCTGAAGCCAGGGATGACGAACAAGTGGCCAAAATAACCTGTCAGAAATTGGGGATTCCAATATACATTGGGCGAAGTCTTGTTGGAGTCTATGCTCAAAAAATGGGGTTGGGTATTGAGGAAGGAGGCCGAAAGATACGCTACAGGTTTTTGCAAGGGTTAGCCCGGAAACTTGAAGCAGACTTTATCCTCACCGCCCATCAGTTGGATGATTTGGCCGAAGATGTACTTATGCGTCTTATGCGGGGGGCAGGATGGCCAGGACTTTCTGGTATGAAAGCCTTTGATCCAGAGAGCAAAGTTCTAAGGCCACTTCTTCTTACTCCAAAGACAAAGTTACTTGAGTTTTTAAGAGAGTTGGACCAGGAGTATGTCGAGGACAAGTCTAACCGGGACATGACTTTTTTACGCAACAGAGTCCGTTTAAAAATTATACCTTTACTTAGGCAGGAAAACAAAAATATTTTTCAAACAATCGCCCGGCTTTGGGAGATGGGAAGGATTGATCGGGGCTTTTGGAATGAGCAATTAGATAAGATAAAGGTTGAGGCTAATGGACGGGAGATTATAGTTTCAAATGCAGAGTTAGCCGGGATGCATAAAGCTTTGAGATATAGACTTTATAAAAAGATTCTGGACCAGCTGGGGCCTGGTCAAGTTTTAGGGGACAATCTTTTTCAACTGGATGACGCTTTTGAGAGTAGAAGAATAGGCAAGAGGTTTCAGTTTCCGGGAAACAAAATAGCCCTGATAGCATCTCAGGGAATAGTTTTTTATAGAGAGCCAAAGGCTAAAAGGTTGGGCGAGTCAATCGAGACGGACGAGTAG
- a CDS encoding GTP-binding protein — MAIINLREGIIQVKIVYYGPGRSGKTTNLIYTYNKLKERIKNKLSSKLITINTKGERTLFFDFFPIGLGKIKGLDLKLQLYTTPGQIIYNSTRKLVLKGVDGIVFVADSLSSRREANIESFKNLQENLSYYNLSLSDVAMVFQWNKRDLAEEGIPILDIEVLEKDLNSELNLPSFPASALHGDNVFKTLNIAAKITVKSVIRKLLGSNGDEKMAIGG, encoded by the coding sequence ATGGCAATTATAAATCTACGGGAAGGCATTATACAAGTAAAAATTGTATACTATGGACCAGGTAGAAGTGGAAAAACAACAAACCTGATATACACATATAACAAATTAAAAGAGAGAATAAAGAATAAGTTGTCTAGCAAGTTAATTACAATCAACACAAAAGGAGAAAGGACATTATTTTTTGATTTCTTTCCAATTGGACTGGGAAAGATAAAAGGACTAGATTTAAAGTTACAACTGTATACTACTCCAGGTCAGATTATTTATAATTCTACTCGCAAGTTAGTTTTAAAAGGTGTTGACGGGATAGTGTTTGTTGCAGATTCGCTTTCATCTAGAAGAGAAGCTAATATCGAATCATTTAAAAATTTACAAGAGAATTTATCTTACTATAATCTTTCTTTATCTGATGTTGCGATGGTTTTTCAATGGAATAAAAGAGACTTGGCTGAAGAAGGAATTCCCATATTAGATATAGAGGTGCTTGAGAAAGACTTAAATTCAGAACTAAATCTTCCCTCGTTTCCTGCAAGTGCCTTACATGGAGATAACGTTTTTAAAACATTAAATATTGCAGCCAAAATAACAGTTAAGTCTGTAATTCGCAAACTATTGGGGTCTAATGGGGACGAGAAAATGGCCATTGGAGGATAA